TATTCCTTCGTGATTCACTTTCGAAATAAACATTTCAAAGTCAATACCTGTGTTTTTATAACTTTCTTCGATGCTTTTATAAACCTCGTTGGCAATTTTATCCCCTTTACAAAGCGCAAAAATTGTTGGACCAGAACCACTAATTCCCGCACCTAAAGCACCTGCTTTTGTTGCTGCGTTTTTAACATCGTCAAAAAACGGAATTAATTTTTTTCTATGAGGCTCTACAATAATGTCTACCAAAGAATTACTGATTAAATTATAGTTATCTGAATATAAACCGCTAATTAAACCACCAACATTTGCCCATTGCGTAACAGCGTCTTTCAAAGCTATTTCTGTAGGTAAAACTTCTCTAGCATCTTTAGTTTTTACTTCTACCTGCGGATGAATGGCCACAACTCTTAATTCACTAGGAACTGGTAATTTTATAATTTCTAAAGGACTGTAGCTTCTCACTAAAACAAAACCACCATATATAGCTGCAGAAACATTGTCTGCAATTGGAGTTCCGCAAGCAACTTCTTCACCAAACATGGCAAATTTAGTTAGCTCTAAGTCCGAATAAATGTTCCCTAATAACTGATTTGCACCAAAAGCAGCACCTGCAGCACTAGCGGCAGAACTTCCTAATCCACTTCCTGGAGAAAAGCCTTTGTGAATTGTTAATTCAATTCCAAAATCTGCATTTGCTTCATTCAGTATTTTTTTAACAACAGCACTTGCCGCGTTTTCATCAACATCATAGGTTAAATTTGCGCCTGTAATATTTGTTATTTTAACGCCTTTTTCAGTTGTTTTTGTAAAGGTCATTTCATCTCCAATTTCGTCAACAGCAAAACCTAGAGAATCGAATCCGCAGGAAACATTAGCAACAGTAGCGGGAGCAAAAATTTTTAAATAATCCATATTTTTTAGTTTGCAGTTTTTAGCCTCAGGTTTCAGTCAGTTGCTAACTGAAAACTGCTACTGCCAACTGAATGCTTTTTTATTTATTTGCTATTCTAATTACATCAGCAAAAATACCAGAAGCAGTAACATCTGCACCAGCACCAGCACCTTTTATAATTAAAGGGTTTTCTGGATATCTGTCTGTAAAGAATAATACAATATTATCACTTCCTTCTAAATTATAAAAAGGATGATCTGATGGAATGTGTTGTAAACCAACATTTGCTTTTCCGTCAGCAAATTCTGCAACATATTTTAAGCGACAATCTTTGTCATTTGCTTCTTTAAATATATTTTGAAAATGTGCTTCGTTTTTAGTTAATGAAGCGTAAAAATCATCATTGTTAGTTGTTTTTAAGCTTTCTTCAGGTAAAAAGGCATTTTTTGCAATGTCTTCTAATTCCATTTTATAACCACTTTCTCTAGCTAAAATTAAAATTTTACGAGCAACATCAACACCGCTTAAATCAATTTTTGGATCTGGTTCTGTATAACCTTCTTTTTGAGCTGCAGCAACCACATCATGAAACGTTGAATCTGCATTAAAGTTATTAAACACAAAATTTAAACTTCCAGACAAAACCGCTTGAATTTTATTGACGCTGTCGCCAGAGTTTACTAAATTCTTTAAAGTATCTATAATTGGTAGACCTGCACCAACGTTTGTTTCAAATAAGAAAGAAGCATTGTATTTTCTAGAAACTTGTTTTAAAGTTTTATAATTATCAAAACTAGAAGCACATGCAATTTTGTTACAAGTTACTACAGAAATACTATCGCGTAAATATTTTTCATAGATTTCTGATACTTGCTGGTTTGCAGTATTGTCTATAAAAACACTATTAATATGATTACTTTCTTTTACTTTTTTATGAAAACTGTCTAAAGTTGTTGGTTCTCCGTTTTCTAATGCTTCTTTCCAGTTATCTAGATCGATACCATTATCATCAAAAAACATTTTTCTAGAATTGGCAATTCCAATAACTTTAATACTTAATTTTAAGTTTTCTCTTAAAAATTTCTTTTGTTGATGAATTTGTGCCAAAAAGCGCTCACCAACATTACCAACACCTGTTACAAATAAGTTTAATTGTTTTGTTTTTTCTTCAAAAAATTGCTCGTGTAGGGTGTTTAATGCCTTTTTTGCATCGTATTTATTAATAACTGCAGAGATATTTTTTTCTGATGAACCTTGAGCAATTGCTCTAACATTTACATTATTTCTACCTAAGGCGCTAAACATTTGTCCGCTTAAACCTTGGTAATTTTTCATGCTCTCTCCAACAACAGCTATAATTGCCAAATTATTTTCTACAATAATTGGTTTTATTTTTTTCTTATCTATTTCTATGCTAAAAGTTTCATCTAAAAGCTCTTTTGCTTTTGCAGCATCGTTTTCATAAACACCAACACAAATTGAGTGTTCTGATGAAGCTTGAGTAATAAAAACAACATTTATTTTTGCTACAGAAAGTGTTTCGAACAAACGCTTAGAAAAACCAGGAATACCAATCATTCCACCACCTTCTAAAGTGATTAAACTAATATCTTCTATATGCGAAATTCCTTTTACTTCATTTCCGTTTTTAGGATGTTTACAGATTAAGGTTCCGGCACTTTCTGGTTCAAATGTATTTTTAATTCTGATAGGAATTTCTTTTCTTAAGGCAGGCTGTATGGTTGGCGGATACAAAACTTTTGCTCCAAAATGAGATAGTTCCATTGCTTCTTCGTAAGAAATTTCTGAAATTGGATATGCTTGTTTTACAACTCTAGGGTTTGCAGTAAACATACCACTAACATCTGTCCATATTTGTAATTCATCCGCATTTAAAGCGGCAGCATAAATAGCAGCAGTAAAATCAGAACCACCTCTTCCTAATGTAGTTGTTTCATTAAAAACATTAGAAGAAATAAAGCCACCTAAAACAGTAACCTGATGATTGTTTTCTTCAAAGAATGAAACAATATTTTTATTTGTAACTTTAAAGTTAACTTGTGCATTTAAAAATTCGTCATTAGTAATTACTAAATCTCTACTTTCTTTATGTGTTGCATCAAATAACTCCTTAGCAGCATTTGCTATGATGTAAGAAGAAAGTCTTTCGCCAAAACTAGAAACTTTTGCCAACGTTTTGTCAGACAATTCTTGTAATAAAAAGATTCCTTCATAAATAGAGGTTAGTCTATTAAATAATAAGGTAACTTCTTCAGAAACTTCTTGTTTGTTTTTAATAACTAAATCATCAATAACATTAAAATGCAATTCTTTAAGGCTATTAATAATTTGTTTTGCAGAATCAATATTGTTTAAAGCTAAATTAGCACCTGCTAAAAGATTGTTGGTTGTTTTGCCAAAAGCAGAAACTACTACTGCAACTTTTTGGTTTTTAGACGCTTCCTTAACAATAGCTAAGACCTTTTGTATGTTTTCTGTGTTTGCGACAGATGAGCCGCCAAATTTTAATACTTTCATTTCTAATGAATAGTTTGAGTAATTTAATATTTTATTGAGTTTGTTTCGTTGTTATTCGAAACAATATATAACCTGTGGTGATATGAATATAGTAGAACCCCTAAAGGGTAATTGTTGTAGTTGTGCGGATAATTGTGCGCATAGAAGTATAAACTACATTTGTAGTTTTAGAAGAATTAGTATGTGTATACGATAAATTCACAAGACAAAAATAGGAGTATTATTTAATTTTTAGCCTTCTAGTAGAGATTATTTCTTGTTTTTAATCAATTTATATAGAATTATTAAAATTAAGCTATTTCAAATATTGTTTTCCTATTATTTGACGATTTGTTTTGTTTTTTCTTTAATAATTAAAGCGATAGGTTTGTTCTGTATTTTACTTTCTAGCCAAGATAATATGTCTAGATATAAAAATGCTCTTTTTTCATACGGATGATTTTCGAAGGTCTTTAACTTGGCATGAATTTTTTTGAATTCATTTTTAATTTCATGCGGAAAAACATCACTTAAATCTCTAATAGAAGTTAAAAAAACCTTTTGAACTTCTTGTAGGTTTTCCATTTTTAATAAAAATTTATAAGTATCTACAAACTGTCTTTCTAGGTCGTAGTCTAAACCGCATTCATAATGTGCAATTAAGTTTAATATACGAGCAAAACATTGTAAATCTTCTGCGGAACCTATGTTTTTAGATTTAATAATTTTTTGCAAGTAGATAATACATAGCTTGTTTTTGCCCATTCCAAAATACAAACAGGCAATTTTGTAATACAATAGAACAATGTAATGGTTGTCTAGTCTGTTTTTGTATTTATCAATTTTATTATTGATAATATCAACTAAGTATTCTCCTTTTTCAAAAGATCCCTCTAAAAAATGAAAGTGTAACTTGTTAGAATACAGATATAAAAATATTAACAACTCTGTGTTAGTATTCATCGGTATTTCTTTTTGATCTATTTCAGATTCAAAAAGAGTTAATTCTTTTTTAAATGTAGATACTTTTTTAACTAAAAAAGACGCTTCTAATAGGTAGTTTTTAGATTTTAAGTAAAAAACAGGGTGTGTGTTTATTAATTTTGGAGAGTCAAATAAATCGACACATTTTTTAGCGTATTTATAGCTCAATAAAAAATCCTGTACCAAAAAACTATGCCATAAATGTGCTTTGTATAACCATAGTTTTTCTCTAAAACCTAGTTTTTTATAGTTATACTTAGGCATTCTGTCATTAAAGTATTTGTCTACAAATTGCAGTTCTTCGATGTTTTTTACATACCCATTTTGTATTAAATGACTATATAGTTGTAATGATAGGTTAGATAGTTTACTGGCAATTACATTGTCTTGACTTAGTGATTTTGCTTCAATAGAAAGTTGGTTTGCTCTGTTGCTTAAACTTCTGGTTATGTATTGTGTTTCAATTACTTTTTCTAGTTCTACAATTTCGTAAGCAATATTTTTTTCTTCTGTATCTAAAGCCATGTGTTTGGCTTTTTCTAGCAGTTTTAAACTTTGTTTGTATAGTCCTTTTTGATATAAAACAGTTGCAAAATCTAATTGTTCTCTAATTTGAATTCGAACATTTTTATGAGCAGGGTTTAAACGAAGGCTAATTAAAATTTGCTTGTATAAATGCGCTTTTAAATTAGAAAGTTGTTGTTTAGAAACAATTCCACTTCCAATAATTACTTTTTCATCATAAATTTTCAGTTTTTCTAAAAATTTAAATAAAGAGAAAAACTTAGCATCGATGTTTCCACCTAATCTACCTACATATAAATTAAATTGCCTCTTTTCTGATTTAGTTAAAGACTTAATTAAAACAAAAAGAGCATCATTTTGTTGATTGGCTGA
The nucleotide sequence above comes from Polaribacter butkevichii. Encoded proteins:
- a CDS encoding homoserine kinase is translated as MDYLKIFAPATVANVSCGFDSLGFAVDEIGDEMTFTKTTEKGVKITNITGANLTYDVDENAASAVVKKILNEANADFGIELTIHKGFSPGSGLGSSAASAAGAAFGANQLLGNIYSDLELTKFAMFGEEVACGTPIADNVSAAIYGGFVLVRSYSPLEIIKLPVPSELRVVAIHPQVEVKTKDAREVLPTEIALKDAVTQWANVGGLISGLYSDNYNLISNSLVDIIVEPHRKKLIPFFDDVKNAATKAGALGAGISGSGPTIFALCKGDKIANEVYKSIEESYKNTGIDFEMFISKVNHEGIKILE
- the thrA gene encoding bifunctional aspartate kinase/homoserine dehydrogenase I, coding for MKVLKFGGSSVANTENIQKVLAIVKEASKNQKVAVVVSAFGKTTNNLLAGANLALNNIDSAKQIINSLKELHFNVIDDLVIKNKQEVSEEVTLLFNRLTSIYEGIFLLQELSDKTLAKVSSFGERLSSYIIANAAKELFDATHKESRDLVITNDEFLNAQVNFKVTNKNIVSFFEENNHQVTVLGGFISSNVFNETTTLGRGGSDFTAAIYAAALNADELQIWTDVSGMFTANPRVVKQAYPISEISYEEAMELSHFGAKVLYPPTIQPALRKEIPIRIKNTFEPESAGTLICKHPKNGNEVKGISHIEDISLITLEGGGMIGIPGFSKRLFETLSVAKINVVFITQASSEHSICVGVYENDAAKAKELLDETFSIEIDKKKIKPIIVENNLAIIAVVGESMKNYQGLSGQMFSALGRNNVNVRAIAQGSSEKNISAVINKYDAKKALNTLHEQFFEEKTKQLNLFVTGVGNVGERFLAQIHQQKKFLRENLKLSIKVIGIANSRKMFFDDNGIDLDNWKEALENGEPTTLDSFHKKVKESNHINSVFIDNTANQQVSEIYEKYLRDSISVVTCNKIACASSFDNYKTLKQVSRKYNASFLFETNVGAGLPIIDTLKNLVNSGDSVNKIQAVLSGSLNFVFNNFNADSTFHDVVAAAQKEGYTEPDPKIDLSGVDVARKILILARESGYKMELEDIAKNAFLPEESLKTTNNDDFYASLTKNEAHFQNIFKEANDKDCRLKYVAEFADGKANVGLQHIPSDHPFYNLEGSDNIVLFFTDRYPENPLIIKGAGAGADVTASGIFADVIRIANK